The Drosophila willistoni isolate 14030-0811.24 unplaced genomic scaffold, UCI_dwil_1.1 Seg52.1, whole genome shotgun sequence DNA window TAACCTCACTCAACACGTTATATAAATGAGAAAGcattttggaattattttCAAGTATAACCAAGGCGTTTAATTTGCCtaaggagattttttattCGTCTTCGGAACGGACGAAATAACCTggattaagtgaaatgagtCAACATAAGGCTCCCCAGTagtttaaaatcaattttaagataattttacattgaatttccttttttttctttgttggctaaatggttcacttttaaaggaaatggaattcaatggcagtgtatattttcgttagttaataattttcatttttcagaatttgagtatgcatgtaaattcACAATGTAATATGATGCTTTAGCTCtatttggaatatgtaaaccttcctattttcaacagcgacaacaacacaacgaaagatctttctgcgtgggaaaaattaacaagctgtaagtgtatcaaaaccaattttccttatatttttataaatttatctgaTGACCTGAATTTATTCTGGTGAGCATTAGCATTTAATACATTGTCAATGGACATATATAGAGCAAGATATTTTTAGAGAATGAATTTCGTGAGGATATTAGCGTAATCACGCCACATAAatgtacaatttttttctttttttttctttttaatttttttgaactaatgtaaaaagtttaattacaGTAAAGTTAGGAAATCATGAATATTAAGTAGTAGAGTAATCATTAGTAATAAGAACCAACATGCAACATTTGCCACCTATATAATCGGATTTGTACCGAGATTCAGCTATTTAGCTAaacattgttttgaaaatgaagaatttttaTAGATCAAATTGATCGAACCTATAGCACGATGatgctaattattttgaatgtttgaataaatattaagtttattatgaatcattaatttctttagttcccTGATGTAGAAGAAGAAGTCCTAGCTTTCGTTTTGGGAGTCTCCGATAACTTTCGCTGGCAggctcatggtagggtgggtacagacgCGGAGCGCAATTATCATCTATAGCGCCTGCAAGAAGTGATGTCCGTAACTCTTTTGTATTCTCCTCTAATAAAAATCCAGGCAAGGGATTCGGTTAATATGAATAGccgacatacataaaatacgcTGTGAAAATACTAGCTATGACGTTcacaaagaacccccccacaggctgtttttgctagtcgtttatgaatcccattgagcagtcatatgcatactaaacatcttctctaaagtctatcacacgcgttctcaatataattcaagtggTTCGGTTAACTCTAGTTGGAAAACGAGGTATAGTCCTGGTGGAACAGCGGGGTAGGTTTATCCGTTCTGCCTCCATTTTATGAGCAAAAGGATCGCAGTGTCACTAACTTTTGTGTTTTGCTGACCTATGTCGACAGTTACAGGGTGTAAAACAGGAGTGTTAGACtgctactttattttattgatatatatgtgtagttctctttagctaatacatatataaggcgggatgtctcaattttttttgagattttgtcGTCATGTGTCCGAgtttattacatatttggcgcccaacgtggggcaGTCTATTACATATTTGCCGTAGCGCAAGGTCCTGGAATGGTGAGGCTAAAAAAATGTGGTCTTACTTTTTAGGGCAAGAGTTGGTCCCATGGACGAAAGGTtgacttaaaattttttttctttacactTTGTGTAAAGTTGGTCGAATAACATCAGACCATAGTGAGCCTTCGTCAGAAAAGACCGAATGTGTCattgattttctttatttcttttctttcttctttttgctctCTACTGACTGAGGGAAATTTAGCTTGGAATTCGTCTTGTAGCCAGACTACGATAGCGACCACTAAAACACTCCTTAGAACGTAGATGGTAAtctcttttcattttatttttgtgtaaaGTTTGAATGTTATGGATGCGGTCTCTATGCAACTAAATGGAAATCGTATGGTAGTAATTCTGCCACAGCGACCTCTAGTAGTAGGATTGGCTAAGTAAACTTCATCTTTTCGCATATTTTCTGTTACTCTAATACTGGTATTGGCGATTTAAGTCTAGCTTGGAATTCGTAACGTATTGTAGAGCGCTAAACCAATAGCTTGGAggatgtttttgtttctttctattttttttctcttttctcctTTTCTGTTATGTTTTTGCTAAAATATTCGATCGACGGATTggatttttggatttttataATTGCGAAGCAGTTATAAAGACCATTCAATTCAGGTGTGAATTAATATTGGCattgcaaaaaagaaaaataaacaaacaatctTATTTCTCTCTTTCGAAAGCACCAGGTGCAAATGGAATCTTATAACTTAAATAGTGCAGTCATAAACTATGCTAGGAAATTCAGGTTTTTGGCTAAGCTAAATCCTGACCAGTTAAAGAGTGATGCATCTAAAATTATTTGCCAGGCGCAACCTAGTGTATTCTTTaatctttttctttaattttccTAAATTTGTTTTGGATATATTAGAGTATAGGActcattattaaaaaaatataagataGTGACTTCAAATTCACATTAAGGGAACGATATATTAAGATAAAAtaccaattaaaatttaatcacgaaatattattaaaatattaaaattaatcaaaaatttgtcaaaatggTTCTCACTAGGAGTGAAGTAAACTTAGCTCATGAGATCTCAGATGCGTTATGCTCAATTTGTCAGAAAGCAGTATGGGCCACGCAAGAGTTGGTGGTGAAAACTTCATGCCACCAtctatttcataaaaattgtatatcagAATGGATTGATCAGTTTAATGTATGTCAAGTTTGTAATGCGTCGATACGTAGAGCAGATTTGGAAGTGCAAAACATGCCGTTTGCAGAGATAGAATCGGAACGTCCTGTAAACATAGGTGCAATCACAACAGGAGCGGTGCCGAAAGGCCCAAATACACGCTCTCGTAGAAATTTTGGTGGGGGTGAACAAGCTAATCAAGGAGACCGACCCACAACGATTAGAAAACAACGAGGAAGACCTCCAGGAAATGGGTCTAATATGCCTCGTAGAAGCTTAGACGCTAGCAGAAGTCCAGCGCGAGCCTCGATAGATATTGATTATGACAGAATTAGTAATCAAATAGAGTCCATAATAGACCGAAGAATGGGACAAATGGGAATTACACAGCAACATGTAAATGCGTCAGCGCAAAACCAAAGTATTCCTAGGAGTTCATCTACAGTCAGACCAATCAGAACAGGTCATAACCCAGATAAAATTACACAGCTAATTCATAGTTGGAATGTAAAATTTGACGGTTCGTCAAAAGGAGTTACGGTCGAAGAGTTTCTTTATCGTATCAAAACGTTAACGGATACTTAGACCAAGATTTTGATGCAGtatgcaaaaatttgcatattcttTTAGTAGGCAAAGCTAAACAGTGGTATTGGAGATACCGTAGGATGTAGTAAACTTAGAGGGGTCAGAATTTTGTGCAGCCATGAAATATCAATATAAAGATTACAGAAGTGATGTAGATATACTAGAAGATATTCGTGGGCGTAAACAAAAGGTAGGAGAAacctttgaaaacttttacgaTGAGATTATGACTCAAATGTCACGTATGTCGAAAAGCATAGACGAAGAACAACTCATTCAGTTGCTCACACGTAATTTATTGCCAGACATTCGTCATGAATTGTTGTATATACCTATTCTCTCTATACCTCATCTTCGAAAGCTAGTGCAAATGCGCGAAAATTTATTAGGGGATGTAGTCTCTAGGAAAGCAAATAAAACTTCAGCCAATTTTCAGTATACTAAACGCAACATTGCGGAAGTAGAAGAGCCAGAAAAGTTCGAACTCTCCGAAAAGATGGATTTAAATGTGtacaatgttgaagcagtgcaaGCTCCGGTTAAAGTATTTCGGTGTTGGAATTGTGATGCAGAGGGACATGGCTGGGACAACTGCTTAGAGCCTCGCACTACATTTTGTTACGGGTGTGGCTCGAAAAACGTATATAAGCCTAAGCCCCAATGTAAAAATTGTATTGCCAAGAAAGCGGAAAACTTAGTGAAGGGTCCATCTGTGAAAGCTCGGATGGCCCCGAAAAATCTTTAATTGAAATCTTACCTGATTTACCGGCTAGCTCAGAACCAATAGAGCAAGCAAACCAAATACCAGACTTACCTTTTAACTGTTACGATAAGACGCCAGTTATATCGTCAGTGAAACCCTATCAAGAACGTTTGAGAAATTATCTCAAAGTGCGTAGTAGAATTTTTGGAAGCAACCCAATTTCAACTCGGTCACGACCAAAGAGATCTACTAAGCGATTGCGAACTTTTTGGAAAGCAGTTAGACAAACTAAGCGTTTACTTATTTCGTCAATGATTCATGAAAAGCCGGATGGAAGATTGTATGCGGAagtatcatttttaaattttcgtgAACAAGGTCTTTTAGATACCGGCGCGAACATAAGTTGCGTGGGTTCGACTTTGGCTTCAGAAGATAAAGTATCCAATGTTTCGTCGTATTTCTTCCCAAGTTAAAACAGCGGATGGACAAGATCAACCAGTCATCGGTTTCATTACGCTAGATATTACctataaaaaccaaaccaaaccgaTGAAGTTATTCATCATACCGTCCATTCAGAAAAGGATGATATTGGGAATAGATTTTTGGAGAGCGTTTCAATTAGCGCCAGGTTTGTTATCAGCTTTAGATTACGAAAGCGAATTCAAAATTCCAGATAGTAAGGAGGAACAATCATACCCATTATCTGACTGTCAAAAGAGACAACTTCAAGccattatttcattatttccgtCATTTGAAAGGAAAGGGCTTGGGCGAACAACGTTGATTAAACATCATATAGATGTCGGATCGGCGAAACCAATTAAGCAAAGGTTTTACCCCGTATCCTCAGCAGtggaaaaattaatgtatagCGAAGTTGATCGAATGATAGAGTTAGGAGTTATAGAGTTATCAAATAGTCCGTGGAGTTCTCCGATGAGATTAGTAGTTAAACCTGAGAAAGTGAGATTATGTCTAGATGCTAGAAAGATAAATGCGTGTACGACAAAGGATGCATATCCGTTACCAAGTATTGATGGGATATTCGCACGGCTTCCTCGTGCTGAAATCATTACTAAAATCGATCTTAAAGATGCGTATTGGCAAGTGGAATTATCAGAAGAATCTCGTGGAATCACAGCATTTACTATTCCAGGAAGGCCTTTGTACCAATTTCGAGTAATGCCATTCGAATTGTGCAATGCCCCGCAAACTATGTGCAGGTTAATGGACAAAGTTATTCCAGCGGATTTAAAGTATTGTTGTTTTGGATATCTTGATGATTTATGTGTAGTAACAGCAGATTTTGATTCACATATATCAGTATTGATGAGATTAGCGGATCAGTTTCGTAAAGCGAATCTAATGTTAAATCTCAAGAAGAGTCAGTTTTGTGTGACCGAAGTTTAATATTTAGGGTACATAATTGGCAGAGGCGGAATTTCAACCGATCCAAGCAAGATTGAATCGATTTTGCAATGGCCTACACCAAAGTCCCTAAAACAAACGCGTGGATTTTTAGGATTAGCAGGATGGTATCGAAGATTCATCGCAAACTTTTCCGAAATTGCAGCGCCGATTACAGATTTGCTAGGAAAGAAAACGAAGTTTGAATGGACAGATAGTGCGCAGAAAGCTTTTGATGATCTCAAAAGACAATTGACGACTGCTCCAGTTTTGCAAAAAAACCCAGATTTtagtaaaaagttttttcttcaatGTGATGCAAGcgatgttggtgttggtgcAGTTTTAGTACAATTGGATTTGGAAGGCGAAGAAAAACCCATAGCCTATATGTCCAAAAAGCTAAACGCGCCACAAAGAAATTACAGTGTCACGGAACGTGAATGTTTAGCCGTAGTTTGGGGTGTAGAACGCTATCGTTGTTATCTAGAACTTCAAGATTTTGAGATTGTTACAGATCATGCCAGTCTATCTTGGTTGATGAAGCAGTCCAATCTTAAAGGGCGTCTAGCGAGATGGGCTATGCAATTGCAAGGATATAAATTTGAGATAAGTCATAGAAAAGGACAAGAACATATAGTACCAGATGCATTGTCGCGTATGTACTCCAAAGAGATCGCGCAATTAAACTCATTTCGGCCAGAAATTGATTTATCTTCAGACTGTTTTAAGGATGAAGATTATCAAAAACTAATGGAGAAAGTACTACAAAATGTGCAGTCATACCCTGATGTCAAAGTCATGGATAACTTGCTCTATATTAGGACTGAACATAATGATAGTACCGAGGAGTGCAGAAAGAAAATGTGGAAATTGTGGATGCCGCGAAGAATGACCGCAGAAGTTATTTCACGTGCGCATGATTCCACTATTACAGCTCATGGAGGCATGGTAAAAACCGTGGAACTAATAAAAAGACATTTATATTGGCCAGGGATGGTTTCCGAGATTCGAGAATATGTGCGTAATTGTGAGGTATGTAAGTGTACTAAACCTCCTAATACGACATTAAAACCACCCATGGGTAAACAGGCAGTGTCTGAACGACCGTTTCAACGTTTGTACATCGACCTCTTAGGACCATATCCAAGGAGTAGAAAAGGAAACATAGGTTTACTTATTGTGTTAGATCATTTGACCAAATTTCAATGGCTTTGTCCAGTAAAAAACTTCACGACAAAACCAATTATAGAGTTTCTTCAAAGTCAGATTTTTCTATCCTATGGAGTGCCAGAAATTTTAGTAAGTGATAATGGAGTGCAGTTTAAATCAAAcgaatttaattcatttttaactACGTTTGGAGTTCAGCATACATATACAGCTGCATATTCCCCTCAATCAAATGCTTCAGAGAGAGTGAATCGCTCGATCGTGTCCGCTATTCGTTCGTATTTAAAATCTGATCAAACAGAGTGGGATACCCATATCCAAGAAATAAGTTGTGCCTTAAGAAATAGTTATCATCAAAGTTTAAAGATTTCTCCATACCATGCGGTATATGGATTAGATATGATAACACATGCAAGTCAATATAAACTGCTAAGGAATTTAACAATGTTAGATGAACCAGTAGTACAGCTCAATCGAGATGATCAGCTTAAATTATTACGATCAAAGTTACGAGAAAACTTGAAAAGTGCATATGAACAACAAGCCCAGCAATATAATTTAAGAACCAGACCTATCTGTTTCAAAGTTGGTCAGGAAGTTTTTAGAAGGAATTTTGTTCAGAGCAATTTTAGTAAAGGAATTAATGCGAAACTTTGCCCGGCGTTTCTTAAAGCTCGTGTTCGTGGAAAACAAGGGAATTCATACTATATTCTAGAAGATTTACAAGGGAAATTAGTAGGAACTTTCCATGCTAAGGATATTCgtcaataaatattgtaatatcACAGACTTTCACATTTCTGTTGAATTCGTGACGTTGAATAAACTACGAATTAAACAGTGGTGTAATGTACAGGAATTTCAGTTAGtttaaaattcaactgatttcgcttatttagtatttttgttgttgttatcgatatttgcTAAAGTGGTGAGAATCGAAATGTAGGTAACCAGCTGGAAAAAGAGTGAACTAAGTGGCAACGCCACACAGCTGATCGGtttgttttgcattgctttacattatttttccataaatggagtttggataaaacaataagaagaataaGGCAAAAGAAACTTATTGAACAGCGTGGTTTTTGGAAAagtgttctttcttttctccACGTGAATTCCAACTGATCGGACGTATTTGTCCAAAGTTTAAAATAACCCAATAGGGGGGTGCACCATAACCCCTACGCGTGtgcgaaaataaaagtttatgcgtgtgtatgtgttcaaGAGATGTTGCAACAATTCTCGAATTATTGTACGTTTAACTTATGCATTTTCTTTAACAGCATCGGAAATAGTTTTCATCAagtattggcaatttttctattaattcgcCTTACTTGACATTTTTTTGAGACACCTGTCTTCGGCAAACTTGCCCCAGCagtctcaaaatttttgtgaggGAACTGTTTGCGTCAGTCAACGGTTTGAACCGACGATCAATTGTGGAAATCcgagagttaaatatatttaacttttgcctcGGATTGTAGTAAGggtaaataaaagagaaaattaccaaaatagttttgtgtcTTATACAGTGTTATTATAGATACGGCGTTAGCGAAGCAAAGTGAAAATTTCGAATGTTGCAAAGCGTTTAATTTGCCtaaggagattttttattcgtcttcggaacggacgaaataaccaggattaagtgaaatgagtCAACATAAGGCTCCCCAGTagtttaaaatcaattttaagataattttacattgaatttccttttttttctttgttggctaaatggttcaattttaaaggaaatggaattcaatggcagtgtatattttcgttagttaataattttcatttttcagaatttgagtatgcatgtaaattcACAATGTAATATGATGCTTTAGCTCtatttggaatatgtaaaccttcctattttcaacagcgacaacaacacaacgaaagatctttctgcgtgggaaaaattaacaagctgtaagtgtatcaaaaccaattttccttatatttttataaatttatctgaTGACCTGAATTTATTCTGGTGAGCATTAGCATTTAATACCTTGTCAATGGACATATATAGAGCAAGATATTTTTAGAGAATGAATTTCGTGAGGATATTAGCGTAATCACGCCACATAAatgtacaatttttttcttttttttcttttttaattttttttttgaactaatgtaaaaagtttaattacaGTAAAGTTAGGAAATCATGAATATTAAGTAGTAGAGTAATCATTAGTAATAAGAACCAACATTCGTTTTGGGAGTCTCCGATAACTTTCGCTGGCAggctcatggtagggtgggtacagacgCGGAGCGCAATTATCATCTATAGCGCCTGCAAGAAGTGATGTCCGTAACTCTTTTGTATTCTCCTCTAATAAAAATCCAGGCAAGGGATTCGGTTAATATGAATAGccgacatacataaaatacgcTGTGAAAATACTAGCTATGACGTTcacaaagaacccccccacaGGCTGTTTTTGCTAGTCGTTTATGAATCCCATTGAGCAGTCATATGCATACTAAACATCTTCTCTAAAGTCTATCACACGCGTTCTCAATATAATTCTAGTGGTTCGGTTAAATCTAGTTGGAAATCGAGGTATAGTCCTGGTGGAACAGCGGGAGTAGGTTTATCCGTTCTGCTTCCATTTTATTGAATGCCCATGCTGCGCTCAATCCACCTGCGCCGTGTATCAGCGTCAAGCTTTTCCAATACCAGATATTGTATCCAGCAATCCCGTCCTGTTTGATTGATCGCATCCAGACCGCGAACAATCTCATTTGTGCCATCTGATACCTTGCGTAAGATGGACacatcaattttgtttgtcgTTGGTAGACCCataaatttttccaaaaatgaGTTCACAATATGGCGTGGCCTATTATATCTTTCCTTTAAGCGTtcccaagcagtgttgtaagcCGTGTCAGTTATCGCCAGGTGCCGCACCAAGTTGGCAGCATCATCGATGAGCAGTGCGTTTAAATGATGAAACTTTTGAGTGTTAGTTAACTCCCTTTTGTTGTGTATAGTGCTCTCATAGATATCCTGAAAAGCTGGCCACTCTGTGTAGAGTCCAGCGAAccgttttatttgaatttttagcAATTCGCCGCCATGCACGAATGCCGTCGTGTTGTTTCCCGAAGTCAAACCCGAAGCAGCCACCTTATTGCGAGCGGGCATCGACAAGTTTGAACTGCTCTGGTTTGCAGCTAACTGTTCaaagagttgttgttgttgcagtaaATGAACGATGTCGTCGTTATATGCGTGCAGACCCATGGCGCCATTGCCGTCAATGACAATGATGCTTGTTTCTGATCGACCTCTGGATCCACATAGCCGTCCACATCTTCCAGTAGGGCTATGGAATCCCCAATTCCATTAAATTCCTTCCACACGGACTGGAGGTGATCCATCCGAGCGGCTACCTCAGTAGTTGATGTAGTTTGGGTTCGTTCCGACCAATCCAGAATTCTTGTGATGATGGCCTTGAGGCGGCTCCGTCGACCCACCAATGCCTTTAGTTCTTCTATTGTACAGAACTATTCCAGAGTAATAACCCACCAAACTTTCCAATAGATCCAAAGAAATTCTAACGAAAAGCACCTTATTCGAACGAAAACCGATTCGCTTATTCGGCTCCAATGACCAAAGTATGATTTGGTCTAGCAGTGGACTGTACCTTGAAATTACATTGGATAATTTTCCGTTGTATTTCTTTGCTACTGAATCAGTTGAGTGCCAATTTATTACTAAACCAAAAGAGAAAAGCGCTGACGCATCAGCgcacaaatatgtgtgtgtgtacaatgcTTATGTATGTGTCGATTCCTATAACTACATCTGacttatcgataaacgcaATCCGTTCATGAACACATTAGAAATCATCAAAAACTATCTTAGCAGCCCTTGGAAACTCGTATTCGTTATCAGCTGCCAGTTATTAGAGCACTCTAACTGTCAGAAATGGTGCACATGCCGTGCCCAGGTGACTGTGgtcaatttgattttctctCCAAAGCATTCGTTGAAAATCTTGAATTTCATGCGCTACTAAAATCTAAAGGAAATACTAAATACTACTAAATACTAAAGGAAACGAGtgtggataacgaataattttttttataccatacactcATAGGGtgaaagggtatattaaagtcgccaaaatgtatgtaacaggcagaaggaagcatctccgaccccacaaagtatatatattcttgatcaggatcaacaaccgagtcgatctagccatgtccgtctgcccgtccgtccgtccgtctgtacgtctgtccgtctgtccgtatgaacacctagatctcggagactgtaagagctagagccaccaaatttggtatgtagactcgtgtagtaagt harbors:
- the LOC124461519 gene encoding uncharacterized protein LOC124461519, whose protein sequence is MDSTFKQYKIILAMFCTIEELKALVGRRSRLKAIITRILDWSERTQTTSTTEVAARMDHLQSVWKEFNGIGDSIALLEDVDGYVDPEVDQKQASLSLTAMAPWLAANQSSSNLSMPARNKVAASGLTSGNNTTAFVHGGELLKIQIKRFAGLYTEWPAFQDIYESTIHNKRELTNTQKFHHLNALLIDDAANLVRHLAITDTAYNTAWERLKERYNRPRHIVNSFLEKFMGLPTTNKIDVSILRKVSDGTNEIVRGLDAINQTGRDCWIQYLVLEKLDADTRRRWIERSMGIQ